From Streptomyces sp. NBC_01754, a single genomic window includes:
- a CDS encoding carbohydrate ABC transporter permease: MTAALAEKNSAPGPAVRPSAPPPSATRRPKRERAFDDVPRWQIYLPLGVYLLFTLIPFYWMFLFAVRPAGSTSLVPWPMTGEHFDKVWNERSFGLFFQNSMIVGVATLIATTLVALAGGYALARFDFRIKGGFMLALLCSQFIPGALMLVPLFEIFRNLQLINSLVSVVIAETVFQLPLSIILISGFIKNVPVTLEEAAWVDGCSRFRAFCAVVLPLLRPGLIAVGSFAFVHSWNHFLFALMFLSEQDKQTIPVGLNTLIGADSVDLGALAAGGVIAAVPVVIVFAFIQKWLVTGFSAGAVKG, encoded by the coding sequence GTGACTGCCGCACTCGCGGAGAAGAACAGCGCCCCGGGACCCGCGGTGCGCCCGAGCGCCCCGCCGCCCTCCGCCACCCGCCGCCCTAAGCGCGAGCGCGCCTTCGACGACGTACCCCGCTGGCAGATCTACCTGCCGCTCGGCGTCTACCTGCTCTTCACACTCATCCCGTTCTACTGGATGTTCCTCTTCGCCGTACGGCCGGCCGGATCCACCTCGCTGGTGCCCTGGCCGATGACGGGCGAGCACTTCGACAAGGTCTGGAACGAACGCAGCTTCGGCCTCTTCTTCCAGAACAGCATGATCGTCGGCGTCGCGACCCTGATCGCCACGACCCTCGTCGCCCTGGCCGGCGGCTACGCGCTCGCCCGCTTCGACTTCAGGATCAAGGGCGGCTTCATGCTGGCCCTGCTCTGCTCGCAGTTCATCCCGGGCGCGCTGATGCTCGTACCGCTCTTCGAGATCTTCAGGAACCTCCAGCTCATCAACTCCCTGGTGAGTGTGGTCATCGCCGAGACCGTCTTCCAGCTCCCCCTGTCGATCATCCTGATCAGCGGCTTCATCAAGAACGTCCCGGTCACCCTGGAGGAGGCCGCCTGGGTCGACGGCTGCTCCCGCTTCCGGGCCTTCTGCGCCGTCGTGCTGCCGCTGCTGCGCCCCGGGCTGATCGCGGTGGGCTCCTTCGCCTTCGTGCACAGCTGGAACCACTTCCTGTTCGCCCTGATGTTCCTCAGCGAACAGGACAAGCAGACGATCCCGGTCGGCCTCAACACCCTGATCGGCGCCGACAGCGTCGACCTCGGGGCGCTGGCCGCGGGCGGGGTGATCGCGGCGGTGCCCGTGGTGATCGTCTTCGCCTTCATCCAGAAGTGGCTCGTCACCGGCTTCAGCGCCGGCGCGGTGAAGGGATGA
- a CDS encoding Gfo/Idh/MocA family protein — MTDMPTRATPPLPLVLAGARGHGRQHLANIRRLQHQGLVRLAGICELDPLTDAELAAFAGETPEQSADFGALLDSTGARAAVICTPIPTHTDLALTAAARGVHLLLEKPPAATWDDYARMADGVREAGIACQIGFQSFGSHAVPAVKDLVRSGALGALRGVGAAGAWVRDDAYFRRAPWAGRRRLGTTDVVDGVLTNPLAHAVATALELADRGAADDVASVETELFRAHDIEADDTSSVRITATDGTPVTAAVTLCAEQAGEPYVIVHGERGRVTFWYKQDRVLVQRAGHGPEETVYGRTDLLENLLDHLAHGTPLLVPPERTGAFMRVVEAVRTAPEPTALPQDAWYTRPADSGGGVRRVVRGIDATVAAGADTLTLFSELGAPWALPSEVSTP; from the coding sequence ATGACGGACATGCCGACACGTGCCACCCCACCCCTGCCGCTCGTCCTCGCGGGCGCCCGCGGACACGGCCGCCAGCACCTCGCCAACATCCGCCGCCTCCAGCACCAGGGCCTGGTCCGGCTCGCCGGGATCTGCGAACTCGACCCGCTGACCGACGCCGAGCTCGCCGCCTTCGCCGGGGAGACGCCCGAGCAGTCCGCCGACTTCGGGGCTCTCCTGGACTCCACCGGGGCCCGCGCCGCCGTCATCTGCACCCCCATCCCCACCCACACGGACCTGGCCCTGACCGCGGCGGCCCGCGGCGTCCACCTCCTCCTGGAGAAACCGCCCGCCGCGACCTGGGACGACTACGCCCGGATGGCCGACGGCGTACGGGAGGCGGGCATCGCCTGTCAGATCGGCTTCCAGTCCTTCGGCTCGCACGCCGTGCCCGCCGTCAAGGACCTCGTACGCTCCGGAGCCCTCGGCGCACTGCGGGGTGTCGGCGCCGCCGGCGCCTGGGTCCGCGACGACGCCTACTTCCGGCGGGCGCCCTGGGCCGGCCGCCGCAGGCTCGGTACCACGGACGTCGTCGACGGCGTCCTCACCAACCCGCTGGCCCACGCGGTCGCCACCGCCCTGGAACTCGCCGACCGGGGCGCCGCCGACGACGTGGCGTCCGTCGAGACCGAGCTGTTCCGGGCCCACGACATCGAGGCCGACGACACCAGCAGCGTCCGGATCACCGCCACCGACGGCACGCCGGTCACCGCCGCCGTCACCCTCTGCGCCGAACAGGCCGGCGAACCGTATGTGATCGTCCACGGCGAACGCGGCCGGGTCACCTTCTGGTACAAGCAGGACCGCGTCCTGGTCCAGCGCGCCGGACACGGCCCCGAGGAGACGGTGTACGGGCGGACCGACCTCCTGGAGAACCTCCTCGACCACCTCGCCCACGGCACACCGCTGCTCGTACCCCCCGAGCGCACCGGTGCCTTCATGCGCGTCGTCGAAGCCGTACGCACCGCGCCCGAGCCCACCGCCCTGCCCCAGGACGCCTGGTACACCCGGCCCGCCGACAGCGGCGGCGGTGTGCGGCGCGTCGTACGCGGCATCGACGCCACCGTCGCCGCCGGGGCCGACACCCTCACCCTCTTCTCCGAACTGGGCGCCCCCTGGGCGCTCCCCAGCGAGGTGAGCACCCCATGA
- a CDS encoding carbohydrate ABC transporter permease yields MAQSAAVATPPPKEKAPRRRSASPRRLPYLLIAPAGLLMLGFIAYPVISVFYYSLQHYNVTKPWRNGFAGLDNFKRIFTEDDQFWSTLGFSAQWVFTQVTLQLALGLALALIVNQTFVGRGVSRAMVFSPWAVSGVLTSTIWILLYNSSTGFSRYLADAGLGAYGTSVLSDTGTVFWAATVSELWRGVPFFAILILADLQSVSKELYEAAAVDGAGRMRQFFHITLPHLRDAIILATLLRGVWEFNNVDLLYTLTGGGPAGETTTLPLYVANTGIEGHDFGYASALTTVAFVILLFCSIVYLRLSKFGGDHK; encoded by the coding sequence ATGGCCCAATCCGCAGCCGTGGCCACACCGCCGCCCAAGGAGAAGGCGCCCCGGCGCCGCTCGGCGAGCCCCCGCCGCCTGCCGTATCTGCTGATCGCGCCCGCGGGCCTGCTGATGCTGGGCTTCATCGCCTATCCGGTGATCAGCGTCTTCTACTACAGCCTCCAGCACTACAACGTCACCAAGCCGTGGCGGAACGGCTTCGCCGGACTCGACAACTTCAAGCGGATCTTCACCGAGGACGACCAGTTCTGGTCCACGCTCGGCTTCAGCGCCCAGTGGGTCTTCACCCAGGTCACCCTCCAGCTCGCACTCGGCCTCGCGCTGGCCCTGATCGTCAACCAGACCTTCGTCGGCCGGGGCGTCTCCCGGGCCATGGTCTTCTCGCCCTGGGCCGTCTCCGGTGTCCTGACCAGCACCATCTGGATCCTGCTCTACAACTCCTCGACCGGATTCAGCCGCTACCTCGCGGACGCCGGACTGGGTGCGTACGGCACCTCGGTGCTCTCCGACACCGGCACCGTCTTCTGGGCGGCCACCGTCTCCGAACTCTGGCGCGGAGTCCCCTTCTTCGCCATCCTCATCCTCGCCGACCTCCAGTCCGTCTCCAAGGAGCTCTACGAGGCGGCGGCGGTCGACGGAGCCGGCCGGATGCGGCAGTTCTTCCACATCACGCTCCCGCACCTGCGCGACGCGATCATCCTCGCCACCCTGCTGCGCGGGGTCTGGGAGTTCAACAACGTCGACCTGCTCTACACCCTCACCGGCGGCGGACCCGCGGGCGAGACCACCACACTCCCGCTCTACGTCGCCAACACGGGCATCGAGGGCCACGACTTCGGATACGCCTCCGCGCTCACCACCGTCGCCTTCGTGATCCTCCTCTTCTGCTCGATCGTCTATCTGCGCCTGAGCAAGTTCGGAGGCGACCACAAGTGA